The following proteins come from a genomic window of Miscanthus floridulus cultivar M001 chromosome 2, ASM1932011v1, whole genome shotgun sequence:
- the LOC136516350 gene encoding protein NO VEIN-like isoform X2 yields the protein MSGFGNSSREKDLLKNASFRTHKKALDKRFISLTNRIKQLPGINKHIHFDSTDDETNGDTGSEDGKSDDNDNKNDCSVLDKKDGDKRVNSCPYPSKTEELERLGLKSEINKRPSLENSKPKESGKKGKVSEKRKFEEIGSPSCSCKQPKKHQKLQKHEASPNCFLSIGKLENFVTTWKETCREHPVQQVLEMLANYYGRTPTEKKRIINFCSQYPGIGLLNVAVKSMGCGLLDSIYDVIQLASENNVSSSPLHNTTTEVMEIEPPSKENTGCTDGAHKKSEDKRTGHSVAIDDVIRRITEYIESNSKVSGDVTLQVRALNDCETWVTTQFSANQFSALGHGTFLEFLDKHCHQFRTALSSFLKEGTCNSSSLEVSVLQQQIEFLLCQAQSNWLEDGGFSEDSFVMLLKRQFPTISFNIVQDKSGGGVPGFIEGQKKDIQTNSLKFSISLLEKRWSGTLPSRHGNVDELGNNVAEKSYYCGTVCSREAINCLLRAPMLSDLHLWSHWDSLFAPTLGSFVHWLLNTGPIQELACIATTDGRFIRVDSSATVDQFLEAIIQRSPFQVAVKLLSVLYIYNGSTSTPMSLLKCYAQRAIKLIVDNNNDLMNAKSENKIFMPDEPQNLSSESSTCFAGQCQESSQVSSARLIKSDSLPNFDNTVHLIAKFVLDCLGHLPLEFRSLAADILLAGFRVVTKNWHAVMLHEATENGELCMLHDIGLSLGVVEWVEDCRRLCLTEEVHVQTEMHSSAKLASEGATHENSNMHISSDVNMMDERRQLFPGINDRVGIDNEDNKMLNPAGTEADIAELHTSRTSRMEETNLEEASLVIETIRREEFGLDQALSDTENSLLKKQHARLGRALHCLSQELYSQDSHLLLELVQNADDNTYPEDVEPTLAFILQENGIAVLNNERGFSAENIRALCDIGNSTKKGSNQGYIGNKGIGFKSVFRVTDAPEIHSNGFHVKFDITDGQIGFVLPTAVPPYSITSFSRMLAVEDDKDAHSLWNTCILLPFRSKFREGTGMCSIVSLFSDLHPSLLLFLHRLKCIKFKNLFDDTLLIMRREVLGDGIVRISHGIETMSWLVVSKRLQGTIVRHDVCTTEIAVAFTLQQTEKGDYEPYLKQQPVFAFLPLRNYGLKFILQGDFVLPSSREEVDADSAWNQWLLSEFPSLFVSAQESFCALPCFERCPGKAVTAFLSFIPLAGEVHGFFSQLPHLILSKLRLTRCMFLDGSTVRWVYPCNTLRGWDEQTKMLLSEGLLHEHLGLGYLSKDIVISDNLSRALGIHDYGPNILLDIISSICRIDGCIESLGLEWLCAWFVNLYLTLLSYSSRNVSSARSFEDVLLDKVRKIPCIPLSDGSFSSVSDGPIWLPYDVVSSIPECRSSIQNFPVLYGNLRTVSPNLLSACCKNKYLMEEVRINDLADMLQKIGVRKLSGHDIIKNHIMVSLRNGLDANVADRMIREYLSFIMVHLQSSCTSCNFEKEGIVSELRKSPIFLTNHGYKSPADEPIHFSKDYGNSVDVSRLLQNVEISWIELDSSYLTHHGSESSSFEWEKWRRFFEEMGVTDFVQVVKVEKSLSQVDSLLARGLSLADVSAKPCTMYDWESPELSRILSIFSSKRCRENCIYLVEVLDRFWDDYYSAKSTILTDATHCGENRAVESSFMKCIQSFKWIASRTDEDLHYPTDLFYDSENVRSLFGSVAPYAVPQVSSSSLKKAIGFKTEVSYCDALMVLKYWITSKVPFRASMSQMCKFYTFLSEGVADSKIDIKREFMSSPSIFTPLQRPRASEVIPGRFLAPENLYWHDPTGCSEITEDFVATKNRSMFPRRMLSAAYPNLCDFFTLTCGVPKAPTTSNYVEMLLQLSTIALPSQAANHVFCVFVRWAKYLQSESDKMNDILYLKESLQKLETTILPTSADKWVSLHSSFSLVCWVDDDELKQQFINSSDVYFIQFGDLSSEDKQMLYGRVASLMKSLGIQALSKVVYREAIFYGTSENREKVSLICWLLPYMQRYIYKMHRDTYINFQENDIMKISNLQVVVVDKLFHKYVLRGLESSSKKRFKCHCLLQGDTLYATQDADSHSVFLELSRIFFDGSPDLHFANFLHMIKTMAESGTHAEQIESFIVNNQNVPELPEHEAVWSFSSLSAANQGSANQGGADTQGIDFQPVREFSAPNHQKAAGMVSSWPLNHWRTAPIFRTPLINQHASMQEAKVNDAGPSSNLNMPAMYGHTEDSLLSVDLEGDWIIEEKPRTETTLLGDSSAEIFDEPQMAMSAEPFNAPAYLNLEEAGSSSPTVHVELTNFDEKLANLAEDKNQRPSDASQLRTGRLGEALVEKYFAKQLGSNNVRWVNDKIETGLPYDIVITHPEGFTEYVEVKTTVSSRKDWFDVSPREWQFALEKGDLFSIARVMLGTKKASIEMLKNPHKLYKQKVLRLGLLISRHIISSAAT from the exons ATGAGTGGATTTGGTAATAGTAGTCGGGAGAAGGATTTGTTGAAAAATGCAAGTTTCCGTACTCACAAGAAGGCTTTGGACAAGAGGTTCATTTCTTTAACTAATCGTATAAAGCAGTTACCAGGCATCAATAAGCATATCCATTTTGATTCAACCGATGATGAAACTAATGGTGATACTGGTTCTGAGGATGGTAAATCTGATGACAATGATAATAAGAATGATTGTTCTGTTCTTGACAAAAAGGATGGTGATAAGCGTGTGAATAGCTGTCCATATCCGTCAAAAACTGAAGAACTGGAAAGGCTTGGATTGAAATCTGAAATTAATAAAAGGCCATCTTTAGAGAATAGCAAGCCAAAAGAGAGTGGAAAAAAAGGGAAAGTAAGTGAAAAAAGAAAGTTTGAAGAAATCGGGAGTCCTAGCTGTTCATGCAAGCAGCCTAAGAAGCATCAAAAGTTGCAAAAGCATGAAGCATCACCGAATTGTTTCCTAAGTATAGGTAAGCTGGAGAATTTTGTAACAACATGGAAGGAAACATGTCGTGAGCATCCAGTTCAACAG GTTCTGGAAATGTTAGCAAATTACTATGGAAGAACACCAACAGAGAAGAAGAGAATAATAAATTTCTGCTCACAGTACCCAGGCATTGGCCTTCTCAACGTTGCT GTTAAATCAATGGGATGTGGTCTGCTGGATAGCATTTACGATGTGATACAGCTTGCTAGTGAGAATAATGTATCTTCAAGCCCTCTTCATAACACCACCACCGAGGTTATGGAAATCGAGcctccaagtaaagaaaatactgGTTGTACTGATGGAGCCCATAAGAAGAGTGAAGACAAGAGGACTGGACATA GTGTTGCTATTGATGATGTCATCAGGAGGATAACGGAATATATTGAATCCAACAGTAAAGTCTCTGGTGATGTGACTTTGCAAGTGAGGGCACTTAATGATTGTGAAACATGGGTAACTACTCAATTTTCAGCAAATCAATTCAGTGCTCTTGGCCATGGGACATTCCTTGAGTTTTTGGACAAACATTGTCATCAGTTCCGAACTGCTTTGAGTAGTTTCTTGAAGGAGGGTACTTGTAATTCTTCATCTCTGGAAGTTTCTGTACTGCAGCAGCAAATTGAATTTTTACTCTGTCAAGCTCAGAGTAATTGGCTGGAAGATGGTGGCTTTTCAGAGGATAGTTTCGTGATGCTTCTTAAAAGGCAATTTCCAACAATAAGCTTTAATATCGTGCAAGACAAATCTGGTGGAGGAGTTCCTGGCTTCATTGAGGGGCAGAAGAAAGACATACAAACAAATAGTTTAAAATTTTCCATCTCTTTGTTGGAGAAACGGTGGTCTGGAACTTTGCCAAGTAGACATGGGAATGTTGATGAACTGGGGAACAATGTCGCTGAaaaatcttattattgtggtacaGTTTGCTCACGAGAGGCAATTAATTGTTTACTGAGGGCTCCTATGCTGTCTGATCTGCATCTTTGGTCCCATTGGGATTCGCTATTTGCTCCTACACTGGGCTCCTTTGTACATTGGTTGCTGAATACTGGTCCAATTCAAGAGCTAGCATGCATTGCGACCACAGACGGTAGGTTTATTAGAGTAGATTCATCAGCCACAGTTGACCAGTTTCTGGAAGCTATTATCCAACGCTCACCATTTCAAGTGGCAGTGAAACTGCTTTCAGTGCTATACATTTACAATGGTTCTACGAGCACCCCAATGTCATTGCTAAAATGTTATGCACAGCGAGCAATAAAGCTCATAGTAGATAACAACAATGATTTGATGAATGCTAAATCCGAAAACAAAATATTTATGCCTGACGAGCCCCAAAACCTAAGTAGTGAAAGCTCTACTTGTTTTGCTGGTCAGTGTCAAGAAAGCTCTCAGGTGTCTTCTGCAAGATTGATCAAGTCTGATAGCTTGCCAAACTTTGATAACACAGTTCATTTGATCGCAAAATTTGTACTTGATTGTCTTGGTCATCTACCTCTGGAATTCCGTAGTCTTGCAGCAGACATACTATTGGCAGGATTTCGGGTTGTTACTAAGAACTGGCATGCAGTTATGTTGCATGAAGCCACTGAAAACGGGGAGCTTTGCATGCTTCATGATATTGGCTTGTCACTTGGAGTTGTAGAATGGGTTGAAGATTGCCGTAGGTTGTGTTTAACTGAAGAAGTTCATGTGCAGACAGAAATGCATTCTTCTGCCAAGCTTGCATCTGAGGGAGCCACACATGAAAATTCTAACATGCATATTTCTAGTGATGTTAATATGATGGATGAGAGAAGACAATTGTTTCCTGGCATAAATGATCGGGTTGGTATAGATAATGAAGACAATAAGATGTTAAATCCTGCTGGAACGGAGGCAGATATTGCAGAACTACATACTAGCAGAACTTCCAGGATGGAAGAAACAAATCTTGAAGAAGCATCTCTTGTTATTGAGACTATACGTCGTGAAGAGTTTGGTCTGGATCAGGCACTAAGTGACACTGAGAATAGCTTGTTAAAGAAGCAGCATGCTCGACTTGGTAGAGCATTGCATTGCCTTTCGCAAGAACTATATTCCCAGGATTCTCATCTACTTCTTGAGCTT GTACAGAACGCTGACGACAATACATATCCTGAGGATGTTGAACCAACATTAGCATTCATTCTCCAAGAGAATGGTATTGCTGTTCTAAACAATGAGAGGGGCTTCTCTGCTGAGAACATTAGAGCACTCTGTGATATTGGTAACTCGACAAAGAAAGGATCAAACCAGGGTTATATTGGAAATAAAGGCATTGGATTTAAATCAGTTTTCCGG GTAACTGATGCTCCGGAGATCCATTCAAATGGTTTCCATGTGAAATTTGATATCACAGATGGCCAGATTGGTTTTGTGTTGCCAACTGCAGTTCCACCTTACAGTATCACTTCTTTTAGTAGAATGTTAGCCGTTGAAGATGACAAGGATGCCCATTCGTTGTGGAACACTTGCATTTTACTTCCCTTCAGATCAAAATTTAGGGAGGGCACTGGTATGTGCTCCATTGTGTCTTTGTTTTCAGATCTGCACCCATCTCTACTGCTGTTCCTTCATCGACTAAAATGTATCAAGTTTAAGAATTTGTTTGATGACACACTTCTGATTATGAGAAGGGAGGTTCTTGGTGATGGCATTGTGAGAATCTCGCATGGGATTGAGACAATGAGTTGGTTGGTGGTCAGTAAGAGGTTACAAGGTACCATTGTGCGGCATGATGTGTGCACCACAGAGATAGCTGTGGCATTTACTTTGCAGCAGACTGAGAAAGGAGACTATGAACCTTACTTGAAGCAGCAACCTGTGTTTGCTTTTCTTCCTCTAAGGAATTACGGTCTTAAATTCATTCTTCAAGGAGATTTTGTTTTACCATCTTCCAGAGAGGAAGTGGATGCAGATAGTGCATGGAACCAGTGGTTGTTGTCTGAATTCCCTTCTTTGTTTGTCAGTGCCCAAGAATCCTTTTGTGCTCTTCCCTGTTTTGAGAGGTGCCCTGGAAAAGCTGTCACAGCCTTCTTGAGTTTTATTCCTCTAGCAGGAGAGGTCCATGGATTCTTCAGCCAGCTTCCTCACTTGATCCTTTCCAAGTTGCGTCTGACCCGCTGCATGTTTTTGGATGGCTCTACTGTGCGATGGGTCTATCCATGCAATACGCTTAGGGGTTGGGATGAACAAACTAAAATGCTATTGTCCGAAGGCTTACTTCATGAACATCTTGGTCTTGGTTACCTCTCAAAAGATATTGTTATATCTGATAATTTATCAAGGGCCCTAGGTATTCATGACTATGGACCAAACATTTTGCTAGATATCATCTCATCTATTTGCCGAATTGATGGTTGTATTGAGTCATTGGGCCTGGAATGGCTGTGTGCTTGGTTTGTTAACCTTTATCTGACGCTGCTGTCTTATTCTTCTCGAAATGTTTCCTCAGCAAGAAGCTTCGAAGATGTTCTTTTGGATAAAGTTAGGAAAATACCATGCATCCCACTTTCAGATGGTTCATTTAGCTCTGTTTCAGATGGTCCTATATGGTTGCCATATGATGTTGTCAGTTCCATTCCTGAATGCAGAAGTAGCATTCAGAATTTTCCAGTTCTATATGGTAATCTTCGAACTGTAAGTCCAAATCTTCTCTCTGCATGCTGCAAAAATAAATACCTCATGGAGGAAGTCAGAATAAATGATCTGGCAGACATGCTCCAAAAGATTGGGGTGCGAAAGTTGTCTGGGCATGACATTATTAAAAATCACATCATGGTGTCCTTGCGTAACGGTTTAGATGCTAATGTGGCTGATAGAATGATTAGAGAGTATTTGAGCTTTATTATGGTTCATCTTCAGTCTTCTTGCACCAGCTGTAACTTTGAAAAAGAAGGGATAGTGTCAGAACTACGGAAGAGTCCTATCTTCCTTACAAACCATGGATACAAGAGCCCAGCTGATGAACCAATTCACTTCAGTAAAGATTATGGAAATTCCGTGGACGTTAGCAGACTGCTTCAGAATGTAGAAATTAGTTGGATTGAACTTGATAGTAGCTATTTGACTCATCATGGTTCAGAGTCATCATCATTTGAATGGGAAAAATGGAGGCGATTTTTTGAAGAGATGGGTGTGACTGATTTTGTGCAGGTAGTGAAAGTTGAAAAAAGTTTATCCCAAGTTGATTCTCTTCTAGCAAGAGGCCTTTCTCTAGCTGATGTATCTGCAAAACCCTGTACCATGTATGACTGGGAGTCACCAGAATTATCTAGAATTTTATCGATATTTTCTTCAAAAAGATGCAGGGAAAATTGTATATATCTTGTGGAGGTTCTTGATAGATTCTGGGATGATTATTATAGTGCAAAATCTACAATCCTCACAGATGCTACACACTGTGGTGAAAACAGAGCAGTTGAGTCATCATTTATGAAGTGCATTCAAAGCTTCAAATGGATAGCATCAAGAACGGATGAGGATCTTCATTATCCAACAGATTTATTCTATGATTCTGAAAATGTCCGCTCTCTTTTTGGTAGTGTGGCTCCATATGCTGTACCACAG GTATCTAGCAGTTCACTTAAGAAGGCCATTGGGTTCAAAACAGAGGTATCCTACTGTGATGCATTGATGGTCCTGAAGTATTGGATAACGTCAAAGGTCCCCTTTAGAGCAAG CATGAGCCAGATGTGCAAATTCTATACCTTCTTGTCAGAAGGTGTGGCGGACTCAAAGATTGACATTAAACGGGAGTTCATGTCATCTCCCTCTATATTTACACCACTACAGCGTCCTCGGGCAAGTGAGGTTATTCCTGGAAGGTTTTTGGCTCCAGAAAACCTCTATTGGCATGACCCAACAGGATGCTCTGAAATAACCGAGGATTTCGTTGCAACGAAAAACAGAAGCATGTTCCCAAGAAGAATGCTGTCTGCAGCCTATCCAAACCTTTGTGATTTTTTTACTCTGACATGTGGTGTACCAAAGGCTCCAACAACATCAAATTATGTTGAGATGCTGCTACAGCTGTCAACCATTGCATTGCCTTCACAGGCAGCAAACCAT GTCTTTTGTGTATTTGTGAGATGGGCTAAGTATCTTCAGTCTGAAAGTGACAAGATGAATGATATATTGTACTTGAAAGAATCTCTTCAGAAATTAGAAACAACAATATTGCCCACCTCAGCCGATAAATGGGTCTCTCTACATTCTTCTTTTAGCCTTGTTTGCTGGGTAGATGATGATGAGTTGAAGCAACAGTTTATTAACTCTAGTGATGTTTACTTCATACAATTTGGTGACCTTTCTTCTGAGGATAAGCAAATGCTGTATGGAAGAGTTGCTTCTTTGATGAAAAGCTTAGGCATCCAAGCACTTTCAAAG GTTGTGTATCGTGAAGCAATATTTTATGGTACATCAGAGAACAGAGAAAAGGTTTCCTTGATTTGTTGGCTTTTGCCATACATGCAACGGTACATCTATAAGATGCATCGAGATACTTATATCAACTTCCAGGAAAACGACATCATGAAGATTAGCAATCTGCAAGTAGTAGTTGTTGACAAGTTATTCCACAAGTATGTACTGAGGGGACTTGAGAGTTCTTCTAAGAAAAGATTCAAATGTCATTGTCTTTTGCAG GGAGATACTCTATACGCAACACAAGATGCCGATTCACATTCAGTATTTTTGGAGCTTTCTAGAATTTTCTTTGATGGATCCCCTGATCTTCATTTTGCAAATTTTCTACACATGATCAAAACTATGGCTGAATCTGGCACCCATGCTGAGCAAATAGAGTCTTTTATCGTTAATAATCAGAATGTTCCTGAGTTACCTGAACATGAAGCTGTCTGGTCCTTCTCTTCCTTGTCTGCAGCCAACCAAGGTTCAGCCAACCAAGGTGGTGCTGATACCCAGGGGATTGATTTCCAACCTGTCCGTGAATTCAGTGCTCCCAATCATCAGAAGGCAGCAGGAATGGTTTCAAGTTGGCCTCTTAACCATTGGAGAACAGCACCCATCTTCAGAACACCTCTCATAAACCAGCATGCAAGCATGCAAGAGGCAAAGGTGAATGATGCTGGACCTTCATCAAACTTAAACATGCCTGCTATGTATGGACACACCGAAGATAGTTTGCTTTCTGTTGATCTTGAAGGGGATTGGATTATAGAAGAGAAACCAAGGACCGAAACTACATTGCTTGGAGATAGTTCAGCGGAAATCTTTGATGAGCCTCAGATGGCGATGTCTGCTGAACCTTTCAATGCACCTGCTTATTTGAACTTGGAGGAGGCTGGAAGTTCAAGCCCAACGGTACATGTTGAGTTAACAAATTTCGATGAGAAACTGGCCAATCTTGCAGAAGACAAGAATCAGCGGCCTTCAGATGCAAGCCAGTTAAGAACAGGGAGGCTTGGTGAAGCACTGGTCGAGAAATATTTTGCCAAACAGCTAGGTTCCAACAATGTTAGGTGGGTGAACGACAAAATTGAAACCGGACTGCCTTATGATATTGTTATAACACACCCAGAGGGTTTCACAGAGTATGTGGAGGTTAAAACAACTGTATCTTCAAGAAAAGATTGGTTTGACGTCTCACCAAGGGAATGGCAGTTTGCCTTGGAGAAAGGGGATTTATTTAGCATTGCTCGTGTCATGTTAGGTACAAAGAAAGCAAGTATAGAAATGTTAAAAAACCCACACAAGCTTTATAAGCAGAAAGTATTGCGGCTTGGTCTCCTGATATCCAGACACATAATCTCGTCAGCAGCGACCTAG